Below is a genomic region from Sorghum bicolor cultivar BTx623 chromosome 9, Sorghum_bicolor_NCBIv3, whole genome shotgun sequence.
GTAAACCAAGATTTACATAAAGCGGGTTGAACGTCCACCTCTAGAAATAAAACTCAACAAATAAAAAGTGTCTAGTTCAGCGAGCCTATAGACCCAATGGGTCTATATGCATGGAGGTAACTGTTGAACCCGCCATGGAGGCTCGTCGTTGCCCTCAACCACGCCCTCACCACCTTCGAACGCATGAGCCCGAAGTTCTTCCTAATTATAAACAACTCCACCGCTTCCACTCTTGTTGCTACATCTGCCACTAGATTTGTTGTTGTGCCCCATACTCCTCTCCTGTCACCACCACAATTTAGGCTTGAGAGATTCAAGCTTCACCCTGAGGAGAATTGGATAGAGTGAGGCGAGGGACAgaagatagagagagagagagagagagatggttCTCTATCTCGTTGTCCATGCTAGACTCAAGCTCATACAACACTACATTTGCGTCTAGTTGGCCCAGCTCACAAGTGGATCTAGTTCTGGCACGACCATCTAAtcatggatcaacaccatgtgtagattatagagagagagaggaaagtgGCGATGAATCGGCTTTGGATCGTCCAAACTAGGGACGACAACGAGGGCAGGTTGGGTCGGGTCTTGCGGGCTTTAGATCCGGTGGGAGCGGGACAAGTGTCACTTTTGTCCCATGGGTTTGCAGGTTCAAGGACCCGAATCAGGTCAGGTGTGACGTGGGTTTTAAAATGCCCCCTCAGGTGCTCACTGCTCCTGAAACTAGATTTTGCATTTCTAAATTCATTCGTGCTTTCATATCTTTAATTCAAATTCTTCTACATCTATTCAGATTATATCATATATCAACAAAATTTCATATATATTGTAGAGATCTTTTATTTAACTTACAATACCTGTTTTTATCTACGTTCATAAGAGTTTTAATGAGTACTTCCATAAGAACAACACTAAATATTACCAAGAAAAATATAGAGTAAAATCCATTTTATCATACTAAACTTGCCTCATAATTTGAACAGACCCATCCTCATGAGCTCAAAAGCTAGACATCATACACCACTAACTTCTAGAGCCACTGAATTGGACATATTATGTACTATAACAATTCAAAGtaatatgaaggtaagtttTTGTTGAAAATCAGACATCATATATGTTATCTCAACTCTCCAACTCAAACAAACCACACACTATGACattttaaaatgtttctaaggtAGTTTTTGCTAATGTAGCATGTAGACCCAACATGCCAGCATCCTTTCCACACTATCCATCCATCTATGCATTCTCTCCTTTTCTCTCACTAGTAGATGGACACATCTTTTATACTTCCCACTCGTCTCACTATTATTCCCTATTTTGAGAACACTGCAATCAAGTCAAAAATAAGAGTCATGATGAACGTTCTCATATACGACTCACTTCACTCGGGCGACAATAACGAAGCTATAGGGTGGTCTTCCATTCACCACTCCAACCTTCTCCTAATCGATCTTTACCCACACTTCTCATGGTGACACTTCTAGATAAAGGGTAATAGGGATTGGTGAGAGAGATCAAAGGACAACGAGGATGATGGACAAGCTTGCTCTTAGGATGGGTCCGATATAGATGATGCAATAAAAAACTATACAACGTTGCTTAAAACAACAAGGAGAAAAAAGTATAATGTTCTGACCTATAAAACTTGTcttaaaaatcttaaaaaacacTTTTATTCTCCTTTGATTTTAacatctcctacaactaaaaagagtaAAAGAGGGACATTTTTTTGGTGCGGTATTCCTTTCGTCTGTCTTCTCTCGCACCATggagaaattttgaaatttgacccACAATTCGCGTGCCCCTTGAAACTTGACCCACAATTCGTAAGCCTTTAGAAATATGACCCAGATCATGCGAATTCTTTGGAAATTTAGTCTTTTTGGGATTTTAGTGATTTCAATAATTCCAGCCATGTTTTCACACTGTTTGGGGCATGGGAAAAGACCAGAttgcccctcccctctctctgttTTGTTCCGTCGCTGGAGCCTGAGTCGTGACTTCGCGACTTCTTCCTCGCGAGACCGCGCCTACCCCGCGACGCCCGGCACCGCTACACAGCCGTCCGCCCTACCAGATCCGACCGCCGCCCGCAGCCGGCCTCGAGCAACGCCGCGCGCCCCGCTGGTTCTCCTTGCTACGGAACAAAACAGAGAGATAAGGGAGGGGCAATCTGGTCTTTTCCCAGGCTCCAAACAGTGTGAAAACATAGCTGGAATTATTGAAATCACTAAAATCTCGAAAAGACTAAATTTCCAAAGAATTCGCGTGACTTAGGTCATATTTCTAAAGGCTTACGAATTGTGGGTTAAGTTTCAAGGGGCACGCGAATTGTGGGTCTAAGTTTCAAAATTTCTCCGCACCATGCGTCCGCGTCTGCCCCCTTCTCTATCGCGTCCCCTCCCCCTTTTCTATCGCGATCCGCGCGAGCTCCGTGAGAGGCAGAGCGCCGCCGGCAATCGCCTCTTCTCGCCCGTGGCGAGAGCGTCGTCGAGGCCGCCGCCTACCGCTCTTCTCGACCGTGGCGAGATCCCGTACCCCGCCGCCAAGCGCTCTTCTCGCCACCATCGGAACCGCCGTTGCGACTCCCTAGACGAGAGCGTCGTCGATCCCTCTCCCCCATAGTCCTCAGCCTACCCTCGCCCCCAACCTCGCCAGCGACTCACCACACCACTCCGAGCGTTCGTCCATGCCCCATGCCCCGCGCAATTTCTGGTTTCTCTCCCTCCTCTCGATCTCCGGTGTCCATGCCTCGCCCAACGCGAGCTGCGGGAGGCCGCAACGAAGCTGGAACCCGCTCGATCTCCGTTAGCCGCGCCCCGCGCCGCGAGCTCGGTGCCCGAAGCCGGTGGCGGTGCCCGCGTCTCCCGCCGGTGCCGAAATATGCAGACACCAAGGAATCCGCCGGATCGTCGGCCCTCGGGCGCTCAAACACGCCAGAGCAAATATTCCTGCTCGAGCCGCGCAAGTCGCACAATATTTCCATCATCCTCAAGTCCCTCACGGTGGGGCGGGATGAAATCGACGCCCTCCGGGATGGGCACACAGACAGAACTCAGCACTGGGAGGTCCTGGAGAAGCTTTCGCGGCTCAACATCTCTAAAGAGGAAGAGTCCACCATCTTGAAGTTCTGTGGGAACCCCGACAGGCTTGCCCCAACGGAGGCCTTCCTCCTCCGTCTCCTCCTTGATGTGCCAGGGGGTTGTGAAGGCTGCAGAACAGGAGCTGAAGGCACTAAGAAGGGAGCAGGAAAGAGTACTTGAGCTGGTCCAGAAGACAACAGAGTACAACCATGCTGGTGCCGCCAAGGAACGGAACGCACATCCCCTCCAGCTGTTCATCGTAGTGAGGGACTTCCTGGGTATGGTTGATCAGGCATGTGTTGACATCAAGAGGAAAGTGCAACAGAAGAAACCAGCACCATCGTCATCGCAGCCAAACGCAGCAGCTGCTGCCCCCACGGtggcggctgcggctgcggccaCAACAGCGGTGACAGCGTCAGTGACAAAGGAAGCGACCGATGGTCAAGCAGCACCAACTCACAAACCACCCGAAGAGGCAGATAGTAAAAGGAAGAGGGTCATGCCAAGATTTCCAAACCTACCAGCGCACTTCATGAAGGATAGTTCAGATTCTGATTCAAGTAGTGACGAGGAATAGATTGAACGGGTGGCTGTCAATGATTGTTTACATTGTTTTGAATTGGTTGTTGTAGAGGTATAGGATAGCTGCAGACTGTACATAAAAGCAATTTTTTACATTGGTTCTTTTGTCCATTTCTTCAATCAAGATCCATATCGAGAGCACCGAATAGAAATATAGAATTCAGAAATTTGTGAAAAAAAATGATGTGAAGATCTCAATTGCTTAGAAATGATATCTTTGTTTGAGGGGAAAGCCCCTACTGTCGGTAGCTATATAAAGAAAATGTGAAGGCATTGTACAAATACGAAGGATAAAAAGTTAACAAAAAGGAGAGAAGACCTGGACATAGAGAGACAATTAGGAAAGATATCCCAGCCATGTCAGAAGATATGTTGGgtctcttttttaaaaaaatgggtCCATTCCGTTGCTTCCAAATTTTTCAGACTACTATTATAAAAAAATCCCCATGAATGAAGAAAGGTAActgtaaata
It encodes:
- the LOC8066989 gene encoding formin-like protein 16 — its product is MCQGVVKAAEQELKALRREQERVLELVQKTTEYNHAGAAKERNAHPLQLFIVVRDFLGMVDQACVDIKRKVQQKKPAPSSSQPNAAAAAPTVAAAAAATTAVTASVTKEATDGQAAPTHKPPEEADSKRKRVMPRFPNLPAHFMKDSSDSDSSSDEE